The following coding sequences are from one Triticum aestivum cultivar Chinese Spring chromosome 5A, IWGSC CS RefSeq v2.1, whole genome shotgun sequence window:
- the LOC123104451 gene encoding uncharacterized protein isoform X1, with translation MQMDEVIDLVSEDDIASYEETSSEDTVDVKVCDVCGNVGEEKKLAVCSRCNDGAVHIYCMLVMLQEVPERGWLCDECQAEVEIEIEKKKLEKSQVNFVMVSMENKVDAEKAKDASNVARWNKRLNRQSEANFLEEIKDVKVCDICGDVGEVEKLTVCGRCNGAEHVYCMQVMMEKVPDVMWLCEACQTEVEFAEERTELEKSQVMVGACKLESFGGQTNKPVDDANSGSYFEDEMEAAHVSSKNSNMRNQSNGMTTKRIGDDATITLLIGKDLSESGGVSMEGDSAKRAPLSRKNSLKLDTEKGKEPARPMPTPLTLNALKNQAPPLCGPLLKSISFKNSKVPKVKQLVTEVPQKPKNLKEPISLITKQDGPVITLAKSTSVKKLNSSEPVSKGKSSILLDVEEPRMMNSVMTRNVTNKRGTSISGYPSVAASMLVPVPSKAESAAQHLNKQNKMDNLGIAYGQDGRNFPAPSEPKRQLVAKVLGSLTLISAETSSGLLCSGAQMKGIQIPDTSLVDKIKNPPSLKPGTSSSSCTMHCQQCDEVGHSTQFCPVGRSSLFVTKPLSEQTSDRTARCNRTSEATTLTATEDILKSAYQSEPSPKRRRYHNPSYKPINVLCTSISHEESSEQDVRNGMPTPSTTASVDCHELKYKEHQAASAMGGRFVDSSSTMLNDSTDKSPIFSPSDDRITSSVPELAYIWQGCFEIWRTGRSSKFCKGLQGHLSCSASQKVLEIAKKFPSKIRLEQLPRRNIWPPQFHGNGLSYDSIGLFFFAQDIQSYERHYSKLVEWMLKGDLALRGNIETAELLIFPSNILPKSFQRWNMSYYLWGVFRVRRKDSNLPYHVPTRKHCNFNGNLLAVGRRTHAHASSGPSFYYSPTCEDSPSIMPLEANHEGCPNGENSLGKERTAVNHDNAEDLLRPSVVDLQRRPQSVCR, from the exons ATGCAGATGGATGAAGTCATTGAC CTTGTGTCAGAAGACGATATTGCCTCCTATGAGGAGACAAGTTCTGAAGATACTGTAGAT GTGAAAGTCTGTGACGTATGTGGAAATGTTGGTGAGGAGAAGAAGCTCGCTGTTTGCAGCAGATGCAATGATGGTGCTGTGCATAT TTACTGTATGTTGGTAATGCTTCAAGAGGTTCCAGAGCGCGGGTGGTTGTGTGATGAGTGCCAAGCTGAGGTAGAAATTGAAATTGAAAAGAAGAAACTTGAGAAATCTCAAGTAAATTTTGTCATGGTCTCCATGGAGAATAAAGTGGATGCTGAAAAG GCTAAAGACGCGTCTAATGTGGCTCGTTGGAATAAAAGGTTAAACAGACAGAGCGAGGCCAATTTTTTAGAAGAGATCAAAGAT GTGAAAGTATGCGACATttgtggagatgttggtgaagtggAGAAGCTCACTGTTTGTGGTAGATGCAATGGTGCTGAACATGT TTATTGTATGCAGGTGATGATGGAAAAGGTTCCAGATGTCATGTGGTTGTGTGAAGCATGTCAAACTGAGGTAGAATTTGCAGAGGAAAGGACGGAACTAGAAAAATCCCAAGTAATGGTTGGTGCATGTAAATTAGAGTCCTTTGGAGGGCAAACGAATAAACCTGTGGATGATGCAAATAGCGGAAGTTATTTTGAGGATGAAATGGAGGCTGCACATGTGAGTAGTAAAAACTCAAACATGAGAAATCAATCCAACGGTATGACTACCAAGAGGATAGGAGACGATGCAACAATTACGTTACTGATTGGAAAAGATCTTTCTGAATCTGGTGGTGTATCCATGGAAGGTGACTCTGCAAAAAGAGCGCCGCTTTCGCGCAAAAATTCACTCAAGCTGGACACAGAGAAAGGAAAGGAACCTGCTAGGCCAATGCCAACACCATTGACATTGAATGCCCTGAAGAATCAGGCACCACCTCTTTGTG GTCCACTCCTGAAGTCCATTTCTTTCAAGAACTCAAAGGTCCCGAAGGTGAAACAACTGGTCACTGAAGTTCCTCAAAAGCCCAAAAATCTGAAGGAACCTATATCCTTAATTACAAAACAAGACGGGCCAGTGATCACACTTGCTAAGTCGACATCAGTCAAAAAGCTGAACTCTAGCGAGCCGGTAAGTAAAGGAAAGTCTTCCATCTTACTAGATGTTGAGGAACCAAGAATGATGAATTCAGTAATGACCCGAAATGTAACGAATAAGAGGGGCACTTCTATATCTGGATATCCCTCTGTTGCTGCATCAATGCTTGTGCCAGTTCCTTCGAAAGCAGAATCCGCAGCTCAGCATCTCAATAAACAAAATAAGATGGATAATTTAGGCATCGCTTATGGACAAGACGGTAGAAACTTTCCTG CACCTAGTGAACCAAAGAGACAGCTTGTAGCAAAAGTCCTGGGAAGCCTAACGTTAATTAGTGCTGAGACATCCTCAGGTCTGCTTTGTTCTGGTGCACAGATGAAGGGAATTCAAATCCCGGATACTTCACTGGTTGATAAAATAAAGAACCCACCTAGCTTGAAGCCAGGTACTTCTAGCAGCAGTTGCACAATGCATTGTCAACAATGTGATGAAGTGGGACATTCTACACAATTTTGTCCTGTTGGCAGATCTAGCTTGTTTGTAACAAAACCTTTGAGTGAGCAAACCAGTGACCGAACTGCCAGATGCAATAGAACATCTGAAGCTACTACTTTGACTGCTACTGAAGACATTTTGAAATCAGCATATCAATCTGAGCCAAGTCCAAAACGCCGCCGCTATCATAACCCATCATATAAGCCTATAAATGTATTATGTACCTCCATTAGTCATGAGGAAAGCAGTGAGCAGGATGTGAGAAATGGTATGCCTACTCCTAGTACTACAGCTTCTGTAGATTGTCACGAGCTAAAGTACAAAGAGCATCAGGCTGCATCTGCCATGGGAGGAAGATTTGTGGACAGCAGTTCAACTATGTTGAATGATTCGACGGACAAATCGCCAATCTTTTCACCTAGTGATGACAGAATAACTTCTAGTGTTCCAGAGTTGGCTTACATTTGGCA AGGTTGTTTTGAAATATGGAGGACTGGACGGTCATCTAAGTTTTGTAAGGGCTTGCAAGGACACTTATCATGTTCTGCTTCACAAAAGGTTTTGGAAATAGCAAAGAAATTCCCTTCTAAAATCCGGCTTGAGCAACTTCCTCGCCGGAATATATGGCCCCCACAGTTCCATGGAAATGGCCTTTCGTATGACAGTATTGGTCTTTTTTTCTTTGCACAAGATATCCAGAG TTATGAGAGGCATTACAGTAAGTTAGTAGAATGGATGCTGAAAGGCGATTTGGCACTCAGAGGAAACATTGAAACAGCTGAATTGCTCATATTTCCTTCCAATATCCTGCCAAAAAGCTTTCAAA GATGGAACATGTCCTATTATCTATGGGGTGTATTTAGAGTCAGAAGAAAAGATTCTAACCTTCCATATCATGTACCTACAAGAAAACATTGTAATTTCAATGGAAATCTCTTGGCCGTGGGTCGAAGAACTCATGCCCACGCTTCTTCTGGCCCCAGTTTCTATTACTCACCTACTTGTGAAGACTCTCCATCTATCATGCCCTTGGAAGCTAATCATGAGGGTTGCCCCAATGGTGAGAATTCTCTAG GGAAAGAGAGGACAGCCGTCAACCATGACAATGCAGAGGACCTGTTGCGACCCAGTGTAGTTGACCTACAACGGCGACCGCAATCAGTATGTCGCTAA
- the LOC123104451 gene encoding uncharacterized protein isoform X4, which translates to MQMDEVIDLVSEDDIASYEETSSEDTVDVKVCDVCGNVGEEKKLAVCSRCNDGAVHIYCMLVMLQEVPERGWLCDECQAEVEIEIEKKKLEKSQVNFVMVSMENKVDAEKAKDASNVARWNKRLNRQSEANFLEEIKDVKVCDICGDVGEVEKLTVCGRCNGAEHVYCMQVMMEKVPDVMWLCEACQTEVEFAEERTELEKSQVMVGACKLESFGGQTNKPVDDANSGSYFEDEMEAAHVSSKNSNMRNQSNGMTTKRIGDDATITLLIGKDLSESGGVSMEGDSAKRAPLSRKNSLKLDTEKGKEPARPMPTPLTLNALKNQAPPLCGPLLKSISFKNSKVPKVKQLVTEVPQKPKNLKEPISLITKQDGPVITLAKSTSVKKLNSSEPVSKGKSSILLDVEEPRMMNSVMTRNVTNKRGTSISGYPSVAASMLVPVPSKAESAAQHLNKQNKMDNLGIAYGQDGRNFPAPSEPKRQLVAKVLGSLTLISAETSSGLLCSGAQMKGIQIPDTSLVDKIKNPPSLKPGTSSSSCTMHCQQCDEVGHSTQFCPVGRSSLFVTKPLSEQTSDRTARCNRTSEATTLTATEDILKSAYQSEPSPKRRRYHNPSYKPINVLCTSISHEESSEQDVRNGMPTPSTTASVDCHELKYKEHQAASAMGGRFVDSSSTMLNDSTDKSPIFSPSDDRITSSVPELAYIWQGCFEIWRTGRSSKFCKGLQGHLSCSASQKVLEIAKKFPSKIRLEQLPRRNIWPPQFHGNGLSYDSIGLFFFAQDIQSYERHYSKLVEWMLKGDLALRGNIETAELLIFPSNILPKSFQRWNMSYYLWGVFRVRRKDSNLPYHVPTRKHCNFNGNLLAVGRRTHAHASSGPSFYYSPTCEDSPSIMPLEANHEGCPNGENSLG; encoded by the exons ATGCAGATGGATGAAGTCATTGAC CTTGTGTCAGAAGACGATATTGCCTCCTATGAGGAGACAAGTTCTGAAGATACTGTAGAT GTGAAAGTCTGTGACGTATGTGGAAATGTTGGTGAGGAGAAGAAGCTCGCTGTTTGCAGCAGATGCAATGATGGTGCTGTGCATAT TTACTGTATGTTGGTAATGCTTCAAGAGGTTCCAGAGCGCGGGTGGTTGTGTGATGAGTGCCAAGCTGAGGTAGAAATTGAAATTGAAAAGAAGAAACTTGAGAAATCTCAAGTAAATTTTGTCATGGTCTCCATGGAGAATAAAGTGGATGCTGAAAAG GCTAAAGACGCGTCTAATGTGGCTCGTTGGAATAAAAGGTTAAACAGACAGAGCGAGGCCAATTTTTTAGAAGAGATCAAAGAT GTGAAAGTATGCGACATttgtggagatgttggtgaagtggAGAAGCTCACTGTTTGTGGTAGATGCAATGGTGCTGAACATGT TTATTGTATGCAGGTGATGATGGAAAAGGTTCCAGATGTCATGTGGTTGTGTGAAGCATGTCAAACTGAGGTAGAATTTGCAGAGGAAAGGACGGAACTAGAAAAATCCCAAGTAATGGTTGGTGCATGTAAATTAGAGTCCTTTGGAGGGCAAACGAATAAACCTGTGGATGATGCAAATAGCGGAAGTTATTTTGAGGATGAAATGGAGGCTGCACATGTGAGTAGTAAAAACTCAAACATGAGAAATCAATCCAACGGTATGACTACCAAGAGGATAGGAGACGATGCAACAATTACGTTACTGATTGGAAAAGATCTTTCTGAATCTGGTGGTGTATCCATGGAAGGTGACTCTGCAAAAAGAGCGCCGCTTTCGCGCAAAAATTCACTCAAGCTGGACACAGAGAAAGGAAAGGAACCTGCTAGGCCAATGCCAACACCATTGACATTGAATGCCCTGAAGAATCAGGCACCACCTCTTTGTG GTCCACTCCTGAAGTCCATTTCTTTCAAGAACTCAAAGGTCCCGAAGGTGAAACAACTGGTCACTGAAGTTCCTCAAAAGCCCAAAAATCTGAAGGAACCTATATCCTTAATTACAAAACAAGACGGGCCAGTGATCACACTTGCTAAGTCGACATCAGTCAAAAAGCTGAACTCTAGCGAGCCGGTAAGTAAAGGAAAGTCTTCCATCTTACTAGATGTTGAGGAACCAAGAATGATGAATTCAGTAATGACCCGAAATGTAACGAATAAGAGGGGCACTTCTATATCTGGATATCCCTCTGTTGCTGCATCAATGCTTGTGCCAGTTCCTTCGAAAGCAGAATCCGCAGCTCAGCATCTCAATAAACAAAATAAGATGGATAATTTAGGCATCGCTTATGGACAAGACGGTAGAAACTTTCCTG CACCTAGTGAACCAAAGAGACAGCTTGTAGCAAAAGTCCTGGGAAGCCTAACGTTAATTAGTGCTGAGACATCCTCAGGTCTGCTTTGTTCTGGTGCACAGATGAAGGGAATTCAAATCCCGGATACTTCACTGGTTGATAAAATAAAGAACCCACCTAGCTTGAAGCCAGGTACTTCTAGCAGCAGTTGCACAATGCATTGTCAACAATGTGATGAAGTGGGACATTCTACACAATTTTGTCCTGTTGGCAGATCTAGCTTGTTTGTAACAAAACCTTTGAGTGAGCAAACCAGTGACCGAACTGCCAGATGCAATAGAACATCTGAAGCTACTACTTTGACTGCTACTGAAGACATTTTGAAATCAGCATATCAATCTGAGCCAAGTCCAAAACGCCGCCGCTATCATAACCCATCATATAAGCCTATAAATGTATTATGTACCTCCATTAGTCATGAGGAAAGCAGTGAGCAGGATGTGAGAAATGGTATGCCTACTCCTAGTACTACAGCTTCTGTAGATTGTCACGAGCTAAAGTACAAAGAGCATCAGGCTGCATCTGCCATGGGAGGAAGATTTGTGGACAGCAGTTCAACTATGTTGAATGATTCGACGGACAAATCGCCAATCTTTTCACCTAGTGATGACAGAATAACTTCTAGTGTTCCAGAGTTGGCTTACATTTGGCA AGGTTGTTTTGAAATATGGAGGACTGGACGGTCATCTAAGTTTTGTAAGGGCTTGCAAGGACACTTATCATGTTCTGCTTCACAAAAGGTTTTGGAAATAGCAAAGAAATTCCCTTCTAAAATCCGGCTTGAGCAACTTCCTCGCCGGAATATATGGCCCCCACAGTTCCATGGAAATGGCCTTTCGTATGACAGTATTGGTCTTTTTTTCTTTGCACAAGATATCCAGAG TTATGAGAGGCATTACAGTAAGTTAGTAGAATGGATGCTGAAAGGCGATTTGGCACTCAGAGGAAACATTGAAACAGCTGAATTGCTCATATTTCCTTCCAATATCCTGCCAAAAAGCTTTCAAA GATGGAACATGTCCTATTATCTATGGGGTGTATTTAGAGTCAGAAGAAAAGATTCTAACCTTCCATATCATGTACCTACAAGAAAACATTGTAATTTCAATGGAAATCTCTTGGCCGTGGGTCGAAGAACTCATGCCCACGCTTCTTCTGGCCCCAGTTTCTATTACTCACCTACTTGTGAAGACTCTCCATCTATCATGCCCTTGGAAGCTAATCATGAGGGTTGCCCCAATGGTGAGAATTCTCTAGGTTAG
- the LOC123104451 gene encoding uncharacterized protein isoform X3, with protein MQMDEVIDVKVCDVCGNVGEEKKLAVCSRCNDGAVHIYCMLVMLQEVPERGWLCDECQAEVEIEIEKKKLEKSQVNFVMVSMENKVDAEKAKDASNVARWNKRLNRQSEANFLEEIKDVKVCDICGDVGEVEKLTVCGRCNGAEHVYCMQVMMEKVPDVMWLCEACQTEVEFAEERTELEKSQVMVGACKLESFGGQTNKPVDDANSGSYFEDEMEAAHVSSKNSNMRNQSNGMTTKRIGDDATITLLIGKDLSESGGVSMEGDSAKRAPLSRKNSLKLDTEKGKEPARPMPTPLTLNALKNQAPPLCGPLLKSISFKNSKVPKVKQLVTEVPQKPKNLKEPISLITKQDGPVITLAKSTSVKKLNSSEPVSKGKSSILLDVEEPRMMNSVMTRNVTNKRGTSISGYPSVAASMLVPVPSKAESAAQHLNKQNKMDNLGIAYGQDGRNFPAPSEPKRQLVAKVLGSLTLISAETSSGLLCSGAQMKGIQIPDTSLVDKIKNPPSLKPGTSSSSCTMHCQQCDEVGHSTQFCPVGRSSLFVTKPLSEQTSDRTARCNRTSEATTLTATEDILKSAYQSEPSPKRRRYHNPSYKPINVLCTSISHEESSEQDVRNGMPTPSTTASVDCHELKYKEHQAASAMGGRFVDSSSTMLNDSTDKSPIFSPSDDRITSSVPELAYIWQGCFEIWRTGRSSKFCKGLQGHLSCSASQKVLEIAKKFPSKIRLEQLPRRNIWPPQFHGNGLSYDSIGLFFFAQDIQSYERHYSKLVEWMLKGDLALRGNIETAELLIFPSNILPKSFQRWNMSYYLWGVFRVRRKDSNLPYHVPTRKHCNFNGNLLAVGRRTHAHASSGPSFYYSPTCEDSPSIMPLEANHEGCPNGENSLGKERTAVNHDNAEDLLRPSVVDLQRRPQSVCR; from the exons ATGCAGATGGATGAAGTCATTGAC GTGAAAGTCTGTGACGTATGTGGAAATGTTGGTGAGGAGAAGAAGCTCGCTGTTTGCAGCAGATGCAATGATGGTGCTGTGCATAT TTACTGTATGTTGGTAATGCTTCAAGAGGTTCCAGAGCGCGGGTGGTTGTGTGATGAGTGCCAAGCTGAGGTAGAAATTGAAATTGAAAAGAAGAAACTTGAGAAATCTCAAGTAAATTTTGTCATGGTCTCCATGGAGAATAAAGTGGATGCTGAAAAG GCTAAAGACGCGTCTAATGTGGCTCGTTGGAATAAAAGGTTAAACAGACAGAGCGAGGCCAATTTTTTAGAAGAGATCAAAGAT GTGAAAGTATGCGACATttgtggagatgttggtgaagtggAGAAGCTCACTGTTTGTGGTAGATGCAATGGTGCTGAACATGT TTATTGTATGCAGGTGATGATGGAAAAGGTTCCAGATGTCATGTGGTTGTGTGAAGCATGTCAAACTGAGGTAGAATTTGCAGAGGAAAGGACGGAACTAGAAAAATCCCAAGTAATGGTTGGTGCATGTAAATTAGAGTCCTTTGGAGGGCAAACGAATAAACCTGTGGATGATGCAAATAGCGGAAGTTATTTTGAGGATGAAATGGAGGCTGCACATGTGAGTAGTAAAAACTCAAACATGAGAAATCAATCCAACGGTATGACTACCAAGAGGATAGGAGACGATGCAACAATTACGTTACTGATTGGAAAAGATCTTTCTGAATCTGGTGGTGTATCCATGGAAGGTGACTCTGCAAAAAGAGCGCCGCTTTCGCGCAAAAATTCACTCAAGCTGGACACAGAGAAAGGAAAGGAACCTGCTAGGCCAATGCCAACACCATTGACATTGAATGCCCTGAAGAATCAGGCACCACCTCTTTGTG GTCCACTCCTGAAGTCCATTTCTTTCAAGAACTCAAAGGTCCCGAAGGTGAAACAACTGGTCACTGAAGTTCCTCAAAAGCCCAAAAATCTGAAGGAACCTATATCCTTAATTACAAAACAAGACGGGCCAGTGATCACACTTGCTAAGTCGACATCAGTCAAAAAGCTGAACTCTAGCGAGCCGGTAAGTAAAGGAAAGTCTTCCATCTTACTAGATGTTGAGGAACCAAGAATGATGAATTCAGTAATGACCCGAAATGTAACGAATAAGAGGGGCACTTCTATATCTGGATATCCCTCTGTTGCTGCATCAATGCTTGTGCCAGTTCCTTCGAAAGCAGAATCCGCAGCTCAGCATCTCAATAAACAAAATAAGATGGATAATTTAGGCATCGCTTATGGACAAGACGGTAGAAACTTTCCTG CACCTAGTGAACCAAAGAGACAGCTTGTAGCAAAAGTCCTGGGAAGCCTAACGTTAATTAGTGCTGAGACATCCTCAGGTCTGCTTTGTTCTGGTGCACAGATGAAGGGAATTCAAATCCCGGATACTTCACTGGTTGATAAAATAAAGAACCCACCTAGCTTGAAGCCAGGTACTTCTAGCAGCAGTTGCACAATGCATTGTCAACAATGTGATGAAGTGGGACATTCTACACAATTTTGTCCTGTTGGCAGATCTAGCTTGTTTGTAACAAAACCTTTGAGTGAGCAAACCAGTGACCGAACTGCCAGATGCAATAGAACATCTGAAGCTACTACTTTGACTGCTACTGAAGACATTTTGAAATCAGCATATCAATCTGAGCCAAGTCCAAAACGCCGCCGCTATCATAACCCATCATATAAGCCTATAAATGTATTATGTACCTCCATTAGTCATGAGGAAAGCAGTGAGCAGGATGTGAGAAATGGTATGCCTACTCCTAGTACTACAGCTTCTGTAGATTGTCACGAGCTAAAGTACAAAGAGCATCAGGCTGCATCTGCCATGGGAGGAAGATTTGTGGACAGCAGTTCAACTATGTTGAATGATTCGACGGACAAATCGCCAATCTTTTCACCTAGTGATGACAGAATAACTTCTAGTGTTCCAGAGTTGGCTTACATTTGGCA AGGTTGTTTTGAAATATGGAGGACTGGACGGTCATCTAAGTTTTGTAAGGGCTTGCAAGGACACTTATCATGTTCTGCTTCACAAAAGGTTTTGGAAATAGCAAAGAAATTCCCTTCTAAAATCCGGCTTGAGCAACTTCCTCGCCGGAATATATGGCCCCCACAGTTCCATGGAAATGGCCTTTCGTATGACAGTATTGGTCTTTTTTTCTTTGCACAAGATATCCAGAG TTATGAGAGGCATTACAGTAAGTTAGTAGAATGGATGCTGAAAGGCGATTTGGCACTCAGAGGAAACATTGAAACAGCTGAATTGCTCATATTTCCTTCCAATATCCTGCCAAAAAGCTTTCAAA GATGGAACATGTCCTATTATCTATGGGGTGTATTTAGAGTCAGAAGAAAAGATTCTAACCTTCCATATCATGTACCTACAAGAAAACATTGTAATTTCAATGGAAATCTCTTGGCCGTGGGTCGAAGAACTCATGCCCACGCTTCTTCTGGCCCCAGTTTCTATTACTCACCTACTTGTGAAGACTCTCCATCTATCATGCCCTTGGAAGCTAATCATGAGGGTTGCCCCAATGGTGAGAATTCTCTAG GGAAAGAGAGGACAGCCGTCAACCATGACAATGCAGAGGACCTGTTGCGACCCAGTGTAGTTGACCTACAACGGCGACCGCAATCAGTATGTCGCTAA
- the LOC123104451 gene encoding uncharacterized protein isoform X2, giving the protein MQMDEVIDLVSEDDIASYEETSSEDTVDVKVCDVCGNVGEEKKLAVCSRCNDGAVHIYCMLVMLQEVPERGWLCDECQAEVEIEIEKKKLEKSQVNFVMVSMENKVDAEKAKDASNVARWNKRLNRQSEANFLEEIKDVKVCDICGDVGEVEKLTVCGRCNGAEHVYCMQVMMEKVPDVMWLCEACQTEVEFAEERTELEKSQVMVGACKLESFGGQTNKPVDDANSGSYFEDEMEAAHVSSKNSNMRNQSNGMTTKRIGDDATITLLIGKDLSESGGVSMEGDSAKRAPLSRKNSLKLDTEKGKEPARPMPTPLTLNALKNQAPPLCGPLLKSISFKNSKVPKVKQLVTEVPQKPKNLKEPISLITKQDGPVITLAKSTSVKKLNSSEPVSKGKSSILLDVEEPRMMNSVMTRNVTNKRGTSISGYPSVAASMLVPVPSKAESAAQHLNKQNKMDNLGIAYGQDGRNFPAPSEPKRQLVAKVLGSLTLISAETSSGLLCSGAQMKGIQIPDTSLVDKIKNPPSLKPGTSSSSCTMHCQQCDEVGHSTQFCPVGRSSLFVTKPLSEQTSDRTARCNRTSEATTLTATEDILKSAYQSEPSPKRRRYHNPSYKPINVLCTSISHEESSEQDVRNGMPTPSTTASVDCHELKYKEHQAASAMGGRFVDSSSTMLNDSTDKSPIFSPSDDRITSSVPELAYIWQGCFEIWRTGRSSKFCKGLQGHLSCSASQKVLEIAKKFPSKIRLEQLPRRNIWPPQFHGNGLSYDSIGLFFFAQDIQSYERHYSKLVEWMLKGDLALRGNIETAELLIFPSNILPKSFQRWNMSYYLWGVFRVRRKDSNLPYHVPTRKHCNFNGNLLAVGRRTHAHASSGPSFYYSPTCEDSPSIMPLEANHEGCPNGKERTAVNHDNAEDLLRPSVVDLQRRPQSVCR; this is encoded by the exons ATGCAGATGGATGAAGTCATTGAC CTTGTGTCAGAAGACGATATTGCCTCCTATGAGGAGACAAGTTCTGAAGATACTGTAGAT GTGAAAGTCTGTGACGTATGTGGAAATGTTGGTGAGGAGAAGAAGCTCGCTGTTTGCAGCAGATGCAATGATGGTGCTGTGCATAT TTACTGTATGTTGGTAATGCTTCAAGAGGTTCCAGAGCGCGGGTGGTTGTGTGATGAGTGCCAAGCTGAGGTAGAAATTGAAATTGAAAAGAAGAAACTTGAGAAATCTCAAGTAAATTTTGTCATGGTCTCCATGGAGAATAAAGTGGATGCTGAAAAG GCTAAAGACGCGTCTAATGTGGCTCGTTGGAATAAAAGGTTAAACAGACAGAGCGAGGCCAATTTTTTAGAAGAGATCAAAGAT GTGAAAGTATGCGACATttgtggagatgttggtgaagtggAGAAGCTCACTGTTTGTGGTAGATGCAATGGTGCTGAACATGT TTATTGTATGCAGGTGATGATGGAAAAGGTTCCAGATGTCATGTGGTTGTGTGAAGCATGTCAAACTGAGGTAGAATTTGCAGAGGAAAGGACGGAACTAGAAAAATCCCAAGTAATGGTTGGTGCATGTAAATTAGAGTCCTTTGGAGGGCAAACGAATAAACCTGTGGATGATGCAAATAGCGGAAGTTATTTTGAGGATGAAATGGAGGCTGCACATGTGAGTAGTAAAAACTCAAACATGAGAAATCAATCCAACGGTATGACTACCAAGAGGATAGGAGACGATGCAACAATTACGTTACTGATTGGAAAAGATCTTTCTGAATCTGGTGGTGTATCCATGGAAGGTGACTCTGCAAAAAGAGCGCCGCTTTCGCGCAAAAATTCACTCAAGCTGGACACAGAGAAAGGAAAGGAACCTGCTAGGCCAATGCCAACACCATTGACATTGAATGCCCTGAAGAATCAGGCACCACCTCTTTGTG GTCCACTCCTGAAGTCCATTTCTTTCAAGAACTCAAAGGTCCCGAAGGTGAAACAACTGGTCACTGAAGTTCCTCAAAAGCCCAAAAATCTGAAGGAACCTATATCCTTAATTACAAAACAAGACGGGCCAGTGATCACACTTGCTAAGTCGACATCAGTCAAAAAGCTGAACTCTAGCGAGCCGGTAAGTAAAGGAAAGTCTTCCATCTTACTAGATGTTGAGGAACCAAGAATGATGAATTCAGTAATGACCCGAAATGTAACGAATAAGAGGGGCACTTCTATATCTGGATATCCCTCTGTTGCTGCATCAATGCTTGTGCCAGTTCCTTCGAAAGCAGAATCCGCAGCTCAGCATCTCAATAAACAAAATAAGATGGATAATTTAGGCATCGCTTATGGACAAGACGGTAGAAACTTTCCTG CACCTAGTGAACCAAAGAGACAGCTTGTAGCAAAAGTCCTGGGAAGCCTAACGTTAATTAGTGCTGAGACATCCTCAGGTCTGCTTTGTTCTGGTGCACAGATGAAGGGAATTCAAATCCCGGATACTTCACTGGTTGATAAAATAAAGAACCCACCTAGCTTGAAGCCAGGTACTTCTAGCAGCAGTTGCACAATGCATTGTCAACAATGTGATGAAGTGGGACATTCTACACAATTTTGTCCTGTTGGCAGATCTAGCTTGTTTGTAACAAAACCTTTGAGTGAGCAAACCAGTGACCGAACTGCCAGATGCAATAGAACATCTGAAGCTACTACTTTGACTGCTACTGAAGACATTTTGAAATCAGCATATCAATCTGAGCCAAGTCCAAAACGCCGCCGCTATCATAACCCATCATATAAGCCTATAAATGTATTATGTACCTCCATTAGTCATGAGGAAAGCAGTGAGCAGGATGTGAGAAATGGTATGCCTACTCCTAGTACTACAGCTTCTGTAGATTGTCACGAGCTAAAGTACAAAGAGCATCAGGCTGCATCTGCCATGGGAGGAAGATTTGTGGACAGCAGTTCAACTATGTTGAATGATTCGACGGACAAATCGCCAATCTTTTCACCTAGTGATGACAGAATAACTTCTAGTGTTCCAGAGTTGGCTTACATTTGGCA AGGTTGTTTTGAAATATGGAGGACTGGACGGTCATCTAAGTTTTGTAAGGGCTTGCAAGGACACTTATCATGTTCTGCTTCACAAAAGGTTTTGGAAATAGCAAAGAAATTCCCTTCTAAAATCCGGCTTGAGCAACTTCCTCGCCGGAATATATGGCCCCCACAGTTCCATGGAAATGGCCTTTCGTATGACAGTATTGGTCTTTTTTTCTTTGCACAAGATATCCAGAG TTATGAGAGGCATTACAGTAAGTTAGTAGAATGGATGCTGAAAGGCGATTTGGCACTCAGAGGAAACATTGAAACAGCTGAATTGCTCATATTTCCTTCCAATATCCTGCCAAAAAGCTTTCAAA GATGGAACATGTCCTATTATCTATGGGGTGTATTTAGAGTCAGAAGAAAAGATTCTAACCTTCCATATCATGTACCTACAAGAAAACATTGTAATTTCAATGGAAATCTCTTGGCCGTGGGTCGAAGAACTCATGCCCACGCTTCTTCTGGCCCCAGTTTCTATTACTCACCTACTTGTGAAGACTCTCCATCTATCATGCCCTTGGAAGCTAATCATGAGGGTTGCCCCAATG GGAAAGAGAGGACAGCCGTCAACCATGACAATGCAGAGGACCTGTTGCGACCCAGTGTAGTTGACCTACAACGGCGACCGCAATCAGTATGTCGCTAA